One part of the Triplophysa rosa linkage group LG5, Trosa_1v2, whole genome shotgun sequence genome encodes these proteins:
- the LOC130554903 gene encoding uncharacterized protein LOC130554903 isoform X1, whose product MSRCSRGCGVLIEEGDGHDVCLKCLGLQHAEAAFVDSSCPHCGRMVIETLRSRVAVFSQGPATTSHASRAVTRMAKAIPSAKACGEGDMGTTASINPSAKRSRTARTPSRSPHCSLANGTTPSASSFTHSDTMREEDEVTIAASESDLLASDPDDSLQLPPTGGRAQEEADFEMSAMLSRASVSIGLECTPVPLPQRSRLDTWFLGSERDSKPRPTPVPFFPEVHEELTKTWNAPFSARTRQTSSVALSSLDGGAARGYVDVPQVERAVTVHLCPQAASTWRG is encoded by the coding sequence atgtcccgctgttctcgtgggtgcggtgtcctcatcgaggagggggatggacatgatgtctgcctcaagtgtttgggtctccagcacgctgaggcagccttcgttgactcatcttgcccgcactgcgggcggatggtcattgagacgttgcggtcacgggtggctgtcttctctcaaggaccagccaccacctcgcatgcttcccgggccgtGACGAGAATGGCTAAGGCCATACCGTCCGCCAAGGCgtgcggcgagggtgatatggggaccACTGCGAGCataaatccgtcagccaagcgctcgcggaccgctcgcaccccgtctcgctcgcctcactGTTCCCTAGCAAACGGTACCACACCGTCTGCATCCTCATTCACGCATTCAGACACGATGCGTGAAGAAGATGAGGTGactatcgcagcatcggagagcgattTGCTGGCATCTgatcccgacgattccttgCAGCTCCCTCCcacggggggtcgagctcaggaagaggcggattttgagatgtcggccatgctttcccgggcctccgtgagcattgggttagaatgcactccggtgcctctcccccagcgctcgcggctggatacatggttcttgggctctgagcgcgactccaagccgcgccccaccccggttccgttcttcccggaggtgcatgaggaactgacgaagacgtggaacgcacCTTTTTCGGctcgtacacgtcaaaccagttccgtcgctctttcttccctcgatggtggggcagctaggggttacgtcgacgtgccccaggtggaacgtgcagtcacggtgcacctgtgcccacaggcggcgtccacctggagaggttgA
- the LOC130554903 gene encoding uncharacterized protein LOC130554903 isoform X3 has protein sequence MPTLLRTGPVLELPDEETIALQSELEAVEKQIQDLLEKQTRLRERKTALETSRADARKSAVPAILKDDANVGAVVLHTGVNDVRMRQSEILNRDFRSLIETVRNA, from the exons ATGcccacacttttgagaacgGGTCCGGTCCTTGAGTTGCCAG atgaggaaacgatcgcacttcagtcggaactggaggctgtggagaagcagatccaggatctactagagaagcagacacggctgcgagaacgaaaaacggcgctggaaacatccagagctgacgctcgcaaatccgcg gtacctgcgatcctgaaggacgatgctaacgtcggagctgtcgtgctgcacacgggggtgaatgacgtcaggatgcggcagtcggagatcctgaacagggacttcaggagtctgatcgagacggtacgcaacgcataa
- the LOC130554903 gene encoding uncharacterized protein LOC130554903 isoform X2, which translates to MPTLLRTGPVLELPDEETIALQSELEAVEKQIQDLLEKQTRLRERKTALETSRADARKSASPGFENTVSPNELHSCTGTPTAKGASQDWSDDPTAATGLRDPDQEPLCRPLRDGMQRCGHRRLNRPERTRFLH; encoded by the exons ATGcccacacttttgagaacgGGTCCGGTCCTTGAGTTGCCAG atgaggaaacgatcgcacttcagtcggaactggaggctgtggagaagcagatccaggatctactagagaagcagacacggctgcgagaacgaaaaacggcgctggaaacatccagagctgacgctcgcaaatccgcg agcccaggcttcgagaacacggtcagcccaaatgaacttcactcctgcaccggcacacccacggcgaaaggcgcgagccaggactggagcgatgacccaaccgccgccaccggtcttcgagatcccgaccaggaaccgctttgccgccctctgcgagacggaatgcaacgctgtggtcatcggagactcaatcgtccggaacgtacgcgcttcctccactaa